The following proteins come from a genomic window of Aggregicoccus sp. 17bor-14:
- a CDS encoding SDR family NAD(P)-dependent oxidoreductase — protein sequence MDMGLAGKGVLVTGGAGGIGTALSRAFAGEGAKVGVHYHSSAEGARALAQELGGAALGGDLTQEADVDALVPAAVKALGRLDVLICNAGVWPVPDEAVWEMSLERWRRTMAQNLDSVFLCCRAFLRHVKSTGTGNIVIIASTAGLFGEAGHSDYAAAKGALASGFLKSLKNEIGRIAPTGRANVICPGWTAVERHKDKVKDPAFVRKVTRTWALQKMGLPDDVARVAVMLASDVVSGHVTGEAVTVAGGMEGRVLREA from the coding sequence ATGGATATGGGTCTCGCAGGCAAGGGCGTCCTCGTCACCGGCGGCGCGGGCGGCATCGGCACGGCGCTCTCGCGCGCCTTCGCGGGAGAGGGCGCGAAGGTGGGCGTGCACTACCACTCGAGCGCGGAGGGCGCGCGAGCGCTGGCGCAGGAACTGGGCGGCGCGGCGCTGGGCGGGGACCTGACGCAGGAGGCGGACGTCGACGCCCTCGTCCCGGCGGCGGTGAAGGCCCTGGGGCGGCTGGACGTGCTCATCTGCAACGCAGGCGTGTGGCCGGTGCCGGACGAGGCCGTCTGGGAGATGTCGCTCGAGCGCTGGCGGCGCACGATGGCGCAGAACCTCGACAGCGTGTTCCTCTGCTGCCGCGCCTTCCTGCGGCACGTGAAGAGCACGGGCACGGGGAACATCGTGATCATCGCGTCCACCGCGGGCCTCTTCGGTGAGGCGGGGCACTCGGACTACGCGGCGGCGAAGGGTGCGCTCGCGAGCGGGTTCCTCAAGAGCCTGAAGAACGAGATCGGCCGCATCGCGCCCACGGGCCGCGCGAACGTCATCTGCCCCGGGTGGACCGCGGTGGAGCGCCACAAGGACAAGGTCAAGGACCCGGCCTTCGTGCGCAAGGTGACGCGCACCTGGGCGCTGCAGAAGATGGGGCTGCCGGATGACGTCGCGCGCGTGGCGGTGATGCTCGCCTCCGACGTGGTGTCGGGCCACGTCACGGGCGAAGCAGTCACGGTCGCGGGCGGCATGGAAGGCCGCGTGCTCCGCGAGGCCTGA
- a CDS encoding hotdog domain-containing protein: protein MSHKSIIRLRMSSHDAHYGGNLVDGARMLGLFGDVATELCILQDGDEGLFRAYDSVEFLAPVYGGDFIEAVGEITHVGTTSRKMKFEARKVIVPRPDVNASAADLLPEPVVVCRATGTCVVPKDKQRGGTK from the coding sequence ATGAGCCACAAGTCCATCATCCGCCTGCGCATGAGCAGCCACGACGCGCACTACGGGGGCAACCTCGTGGACGGCGCGCGCATGCTCGGCCTCTTCGGCGACGTGGCGACCGAGCTGTGCATCCTGCAGGACGGGGACGAGGGGCTCTTTCGTGCCTACGACTCGGTGGAGTTCCTCGCGCCGGTGTACGGCGGTGACTTCATCGAGGCGGTAGGGGAGATCACCCACGTGGGCACCACCAGCCGCAAGATGAAGTTCGAGGCACGTAAAGTCATCGTCCCGCGGCCGGACGTGAACGCCTCCGCTGCGGACCTGCTGCCCGAGCCGGTGGTGGTGTGCCGCGCCACCGGCACCTGCGTGGTGCCCAAGGACAAGCAGCGCGGAGGGACGAAGTGA
- a CDS encoding esterase family protein — MQGTLERQTFQSPALEGNALGDPARRELTVYLPPGYAQGQGRYPVAYFLHAFGSGGRGWTNAAGFGLNVPERLDALVASGAISPVIGVFPDGWTALGGSQWVNSEATGRYRDYLARDVVGFVDRSYRTLPRASSRAVLGHSSGGYGVLVMGRHHPELFGHLSCQSGDAYFEYCYLPDLPKAAGALLKAGGLEPWFAEFQQRARSTKLRGDDFPTVNAVAMAAAYSPKRGEPLDVELPFELQTARMRPEVWNRWLAHDPVRFVPEHLDSFRRLSSVFIDCGSRDEYNLRWGARMIAGALKAAGIDVQHEEFDDGHSGVSYRFERSLAYLVPRLQRDDAR; from the coding sequence ATGCAGGGAACGCTGGAGAGACAGACGTTTCAGTCCCCCGCGCTCGAGGGCAACGCGCTCGGAGACCCCGCGCGCCGCGAGCTCACCGTGTACCTGCCCCCCGGCTACGCGCAGGGCCAGGGGCGCTATCCCGTGGCCTACTTCCTCCACGCCTTCGGCAGCGGTGGGCGTGGCTGGACGAACGCGGCCGGCTTCGGCCTCAACGTGCCCGAGCGGCTCGACGCGCTGGTGGCGAGCGGCGCCATCTCCCCCGTCATCGGCGTGTTCCCGGACGGCTGGACCGCGCTGGGCGGAAGCCAGTGGGTGAACAGCGAGGCCACCGGGCGCTACCGCGACTACCTCGCGCGCGACGTGGTGGGCTTCGTGGACCGCAGCTACCGCACGCTGCCGCGCGCCTCCTCGCGCGCGGTGCTCGGCCACAGCTCCGGCGGCTACGGCGTGCTGGTGATGGGGCGCCACCACCCCGAGCTCTTCGGGCACCTCAGCTGCCAGTCCGGGGATGCCTACTTCGAGTACTGCTACCTGCCGGACCTGCCCAAGGCGGCCGGCGCCCTGCTCAAGGCCGGCGGCCTCGAGCCCTGGTTCGCGGAGTTCCAGCAGCGCGCCCGCTCCACGAAGCTGCGCGGCGATGACTTCCCCACGGTGAACGCGGTCGCGATGGCGGCCGCGTACTCGCCCAAGCGCGGCGAGCCGCTCGATGTGGAATTGCCCTTCGAGCTGCAGACGGCGCGGATGCGGCCCGAGGTGTGGAACCGCTGGCTCGCGCACGACCCGGTGCGCTTCGTGCCCGAGCACCTGGACAGCTTCCGGCGCCTCTCCAGCGTCTTCATCGATTGCGGCAGCCGTGACGAGTACAACCTGCGCTGGGGCGCGCGGATGATCGCCGGCGCGCTGAAGGCCGCCGGCATCGACGTGCAGCACGAGGAGTTCGACGACGGCCACTCGGGCGTGAGCTACCGCTTCGAGCGCTCGCTCGCGTATCTCGTGCCCCGCCTGCAGCGCGACGACGCACGGTAA
- a CDS encoding IPT/TIG domain-containing protein, whose product MARWNTALLLGALLALSACDKRECQVDADCEDGNACTVDACVNQVCEAHAAQTDDGNACTADSCDPATGVKHAAISVDDGNVCTADSCDPAVGVKHVAVSVDDGNACTADACDPATGVSHTTLAMDDGNACTADACDPNTGVSHASVPVDDGNPCTADACDPATGVSHTAVSVDDGNACTADACDPATGVSHTAVAVDDGNACTADACDPSMGVSHVAVSVDDQNACTADSCDPATGVHHTAVAVDDGNVCTADSCNPATGVTHAAVSVDDGNACTADTCDPIAGVKHEAVAVDDANACTADSCDPATGVKHAAVSVDDGNACTTDSCDPAMGVAHVAIDPDDSNVCTSDSCDPATGVKHTAVAVDDGNVCTVDSCDPALGVHHEPSNPDDGNACTTDSCDPVFGVKHDAIATDDGNACTMDGCLPEEGPFHLPVDPDDKNACTADSCDPDTGVHHAEVAVDDSNACTTDSCDPSTGVHHDPTDVDDHNACTADACDPVLGTSHTPIDVDDHDVCTVDACDPVTGVSHQAVAVDDGNACTADSCDPVTGVHHEAVNVDDSVACTTDACDPSSGDVTHTPNDFACGPQQVCRASGCVAVGPGDQVGEVVITEFSALGSEFIELHNTTAAPVDIHDFVFQNGANALANVRALNDVNGTAGTPVMLPAGGYLYGVANPVSGIVPAGAGFVYGAIGTSFALADGGDVLSLHSPNGAALEDLVDFRNFITDPEAKMAAQAFPGFAGVSTQLDPASRTAAGNDSGDNWCTSFYSGAPGSHVRVSNTAGAANGSCSVAVINEAFIDPASTDDGKAFLELVGPAGAPVGGLKVEDVEGKGTSAGARNAGATGDLNGTDPAGELTLPAGWRIPADGVLVIADGVNGTTSGSFTASLVPGLGAGDVTVRDMDLENSGGDSIILAAPSGTVWDAVGHDPAGAALDVSATTFKINNLALLMYEGQTAITPTDNVGYALCRDALSSDTDNNRNDFHVCTTPSPGQANILPAATNITSVTPNNTVASGAATTTNVVITGTGLASGATVKFGTVSATCTATGTTQLTCTAPANATVGRVDVSVSNTLRGGGGAASASNAFTYTGSLNGSANPLQADYCNLQFPGSFTLAPGAATPVVYGQLFEAGLTEAPGAPAGTMAQLGYGPSASNPTLVTTWRFYDASYNVQVGNNDEYQGSFTAPATIGAYSYTYRFSFDSGLNWTYCDLNGAGSNGSLPLETTQLGVMTVQ is encoded by the coding sequence ATGGCTCGATGGAACACGGCGCTCCTGCTGGGCGCGCTGCTGGCGCTCTCTGCGTGCGACAAGCGCGAGTGCCAGGTGGATGCGGACTGCGAGGACGGCAACGCGTGCACGGTGGACGCCTGCGTGAACCAGGTCTGCGAGGCGCACGCCGCGCAGACGGATGACGGCAATGCCTGCACCGCGGACTCCTGCGACCCGGCGACGGGCGTGAAGCACGCGGCCATCAGCGTGGATGACGGCAACGTCTGCACCGCGGACAGCTGCGACCCGGCGGTCGGCGTGAAGCACGTGGCCGTCAGCGTGGATGACGGCAATGCCTGCACCGCGGACGCGTGCGACCCGGCGACCGGCGTGAGCCACACGACCCTGGCCATGGACGACGGGAACGCCTGCACTGCGGACGCGTGCGACCCCAACACCGGGGTGAGCCACGCGTCGGTCCCCGTCGATGACGGCAACCCCTGCACCGCCGATGCGTGCGATCCCGCGACGGGCGTGAGCCACACCGCGGTCAGCGTCGATGACGGCAATGCCTGTACGGCGGACGCCTGCGACCCTGCGACCGGCGTGAGCCACACGGCGGTCGCCGTGGACGATGGCAATGCCTGCACCGCCGACGCCTGCGACCCTTCCATGGGCGTGAGCCACGTCGCCGTCAGCGTGGACGACCAGAACGCCTGCACCGCGGACAGCTGTGACCCCGCGACGGGAGTCCACCACACCGCGGTCGCCGTGGACGACGGGAACGTCTGCACCGCGGACAGCTGCAACCCGGCGACGGGCGTGACGCACGCAGCTGTCAGCGTCGATGACGGCAACGCCTGCACGGCCGACACCTGCGATCCGATCGCCGGCGTGAAGCACGAGGCGGTGGCCGTGGATGACGCCAATGCCTGCACGGCGGACTCTTGCGACCCCGCGACCGGTGTGAAGCACGCCGCTGTCAGCGTGGACGACGGCAACGCCTGCACCACGGACTCCTGCGACCCTGCGATGGGCGTGGCCCACGTGGCGATCGACCCGGATGACTCCAACGTCTGTACGTCGGACTCCTGCGACCCGGCGACGGGCGTGAAGCACACGGCCGTCGCGGTGGATGACGGCAACGTCTGCACCGTGGACAGCTGCGACCCGGCGCTCGGAGTGCACCACGAGCCGTCCAACCCGGACGACGGCAATGCCTGCACCACCGACTCGTGCGACCCGGTGTTCGGCGTGAAGCACGACGCGATCGCGACCGACGATGGCAATGCCTGCACCATGGACGGCTGTCTTCCGGAGGAGGGGCCCTTCCATCTGCCCGTCGATCCGGACGACAAGAACGCCTGCACCGCGGACAGCTGCGACCCGGACACCGGCGTGCACCACGCCGAGGTCGCCGTCGATGACTCGAACGCCTGCACCACGGACAGCTGCGACCCCTCCACCGGCGTGCACCACGACCCCACGGACGTGGACGACCACAATGCCTGCACCGCGGACGCGTGCGATCCGGTGCTGGGCACGAGCCACACGCCCATCGACGTGGACGACCACGACGTCTGCACCGTGGATGCCTGTGACCCCGTCACCGGCGTGAGCCACCAGGCCGTGGCGGTGGATGATGGGAATGCCTGCACGGCCGACTCCTGCGACCCCGTCACCGGCGTGCACCACGAGGCCGTGAACGTGGACGACAGCGTCGCGTGCACCACCGACGCGTGCGATCCGTCCTCCGGCGACGTGACCCACACGCCCAACGACTTCGCGTGTGGTCCGCAGCAGGTGTGCCGCGCCAGCGGCTGCGTGGCTGTCGGCCCCGGCGACCAGGTCGGCGAGGTGGTGATCACCGAGTTCAGCGCCCTGGGCAGCGAGTTCATCGAGCTGCACAACACGACCGCGGCGCCTGTGGACATCCACGACTTCGTCTTCCAGAACGGGGCGAACGCGCTGGCCAACGTGCGCGCGCTGAACGACGTGAACGGCACCGCGGGAACGCCCGTGATGCTGCCCGCGGGGGGCTACCTGTACGGCGTCGCCAATCCCGTGAGCGGCATCGTCCCGGCCGGGGCGGGCTTCGTGTACGGCGCCATCGGCACCTCCTTCGCGCTCGCGGACGGCGGGGACGTGCTCTCGCTGCACTCGCCCAACGGTGCGGCCCTCGAGGACCTCGTGGACTTCCGCAACTTCATCACGGACCCGGAAGCGAAGATGGCGGCGCAGGCCTTCCCGGGCTTCGCCGGCGTCTCGACGCAGCTGGACCCCGCCTCGCGCACGGCCGCCGGCAACGACTCCGGTGACAACTGGTGCACCAGCTTCTACTCGGGCGCCCCCGGCTCGCATGTGAGGGTGTCGAACACGGCGGGGGCGGCCAACGGCAGCTGCAGCGTGGCCGTCATCAACGAGGCATTCATCGACCCCGCCAGCACGGATGACGGGAAGGCCTTCCTCGAGCTCGTCGGCCCGGCCGGCGCACCCGTGGGCGGCCTGAAGGTCGAGGACGTCGAAGGGAAGGGCACCAGCGCGGGCGCGCGCAATGCGGGCGCCACCGGGGACCTCAACGGGACGGATCCCGCCGGCGAGCTCACCCTGCCTGCCGGCTGGCGCATCCCGGCGGACGGCGTCCTCGTCATCGCGGACGGCGTCAACGGCACCACCTCGGGCTCCTTCACCGCTTCCCTGGTTCCGGGGCTCGGCGCCGGTGACGTCACGGTGCGCGACATGGACCTGGAGAACAGCGGTGGTGACTCCATCATCCTCGCGGCGCCCAGTGGCACCGTCTGGGATGCTGTCGGCCACGATCCGGCGGGGGCTGCCCTCGACGTCAGCGCGACCACCTTCAAGATCAACAACCTGGCCCTGCTCATGTACGAGGGCCAGACCGCCATCACGCCGACCGACAACGTAGGCTATGCGCTGTGCCGCGACGCGCTGAGCTCGGACACGGACAACAACCGCAACGACTTCCACGTCTGCACCACCCCGAGCCCGGGCCAGGCCAACATCCTGCCCGCCGCGACCAACATCACCTCCGTCACGCCGAACAACACGGTCGCGAGCGGCGCCGCGACCACCACGAACGTCGTCATCACGGGAACCGGGCTTGCGTCCGGTGCGACGGTGAAGTTCGGGACGGTCAGTGCAACGTGCACCGCCACGGGGACCACGCAGCTCACCTGCACCGCGCCTGCGAACGCGACGGTGGGCCGCGTGGACGTCAGCGTGAGCAACACGCTGCGGGGCGGCGGCGGAGCGGCCAGCGCGAGCAACGCGTTCACGTACACCGGCTCGCTCAACGGCAGCGCGAACCCGCTGCAGGCGGACTACTGCAACCTGCAGTTCCCGGGGTCCTTCACCTTGGCGCCCGGCGCGGCGACGCCGGTGGTGTACGGCCAGCTGTTCGAGGCGGGCCTGACCGAGGCGCCGGGCGCACCGGCCGGGACCATGGCGCAGCTGGGCTACGGGCCTTCGGCGTCGAACCCCACCCTCGTCACCACCTGGCGCTTCTACGACGCGAGCTACAACGTCCAGGTCGGCAACAACGACGAGTACCAGGGGAGCTTCACTGCTCCGGCGACGATCGGTGCGTACAGCTACACGTACCGCTTCAGCTTCGACAGCGGGCTCAACTGGACCTACTGCGACCTCAACGGCGCGGGGTCCAACGGGAGCCTCCCGCTCGAGACCACGCAGCTGGGCGTGATGACGGTGCAGTAG
- a CDS encoding L-erythro-3,5-diaminohexanoate dehydrogenase: MTNDRYGLSRVVGEKGVLPQRARKLDPSLPCRDSELLIDVESLNIDAASFKQIKDDVGGDPARIAGRIQEIVRERGKMQNPVTGSGGMLIGRVKEIGPAHPARETLKVGDRIATLVSLTLTPLVIEEVKAVHAGIDRLDIRGHALLFASGLYAKLPTDMADTLALAALDVCGAPALVARHVRPGMTVAVLGAGKSGALCLAQARTQLGGKGKLLALDISQNALAALQGIGLCDQALKVDATQGVDVMQAVSAATGGALCDLVINCASVANTEMATLLSVKDGGTAIFFSMATSFTAAALGAEGVGKDVTMLVGNGYVPGHADLTLELLRREPALRQLFEQRYV; encoded by the coding sequence ATGACCAACGACCGATACGGCCTGTCTCGCGTGGTGGGGGAGAAGGGCGTGCTGCCGCAGCGGGCGCGCAAGCTGGACCCCTCGCTGCCGTGCCGCGACTCCGAGCTGCTCATCGACGTGGAGAGCCTCAACATCGACGCGGCCTCCTTCAAGCAGATCAAGGACGACGTGGGCGGCGACCCCGCACGCATCGCCGGACGCATCCAGGAGATCGTCCGCGAGCGCGGCAAGATGCAGAATCCGGTCACCGGCTCGGGCGGCATGCTCATCGGGCGGGTGAAGGAGATCGGCCCTGCGCACCCCGCGCGCGAGACCCTGAAGGTCGGCGACCGCATCGCCACGCTGGTCAGCCTCACCCTCACGCCCCTGGTCATCGAGGAGGTGAAGGCGGTGCACGCGGGCATCGACCGCCTGGACATCCGCGGCCACGCGCTGCTCTTCGCGAGCGGCCTCTACGCGAAGCTGCCCACGGACATGGCGGACACGCTGGCGCTCGCGGCCCTGGACGTGTGCGGGGCGCCCGCGCTGGTGGCGCGCCACGTGCGCCCGGGAATGACCGTGGCCGTGCTCGGGGCGGGCAAGAGCGGGGCGCTCTGCCTCGCCCAGGCGCGCACGCAGCTGGGAGGCAAGGGAAAGCTGCTCGCCCTGGATATCTCGCAGAACGCGCTCGCTGCGCTGCAGGGCATCGGCCTGTGCGACCAGGCGCTCAAGGTGGACGCCACCCAGGGCGTGGACGTGATGCAGGCGGTGTCTGCGGCTACTGGCGGCGCGCTCTGTGATCTGGTGATCAACTGCGCCTCGGTGGCCAACACCGAGATGGCCACGCTGCTGAGCGTGAAGGACGGCGGCACCGCCATCTTCTTCTCCATGGCCACCAGCTTCACGGCGGCGGCTCTGGGCGCCGAGGGGGTGGGCAAGGACGTGACCATGCTGGTGGGCAACGGCTACGTGCCGGGGCACGCGGACCTCACCCTGGAGCTGCTGCGCCGCGAGCCCGCGCTGCGGCAGCTCTTCGAGCAGCGCTACGTCTAG
- a CDS encoding lysine 5,6-aminomutase subunit alpha, with amino-acid sequence MPGPFIEDAQIAHARKLAEEITDPVFDLIRRNTTVSIERTVLRFFGLSGAGTRGVPLANLMVDRLHEAKVLNRGAAYWYGRALHMGAKSPLEAVERLTALPNDKLGPLSPEVEANLRDEVRSEARAAMEDLKGRIAQRDALRKQFPMPPAPHKYVIVATGNIYDDVDQARAAAQAGADVIAVIRSTAQSLLDYVPHGATTEGYGGTYATQENFRIMREALDEESRKLGRYIQLTNYSSGLCMAEIAFAAAYERLDMLLNDAMYGILFRDINMRRTFIDQYFSRRICALAGIIINTGEDNYITTADAYDAAHTVIASQFINETFAKRAGLKDWQLGIGHSYEIDPYREETLLLELSQAMLVRRCFPDAPLKYMPPTKHKETDIFFSHAYDVMADLVAIWTRQGIQLLGMMTEAMHTPLLADRYVALKAAKYIHTAARGIDEEFTVREDGKIANRARFVFGEAMKLLEECRNEGMVAAIGKGRFGDVKREETGGKGLEGVVEKAPDYFNPFLDLLES; translated from the coding sequence ATGCCTGGCCCCTTCATCGAGGACGCGCAGATTGCCCATGCGCGCAAGCTCGCGGAGGAGATCACCGACCCGGTCTTCGATCTCATCCGCCGGAACACCACTGTCTCCATCGAGCGCACGGTCCTGCGCTTCTTCGGCCTCTCGGGGGCAGGGACGCGCGGCGTCCCGCTCGCCAACCTGATGGTCGATCGCCTCCACGAGGCGAAGGTGCTCAACCGCGGCGCCGCCTACTGGTACGGCCGCGCGCTGCACATGGGAGCCAAGAGCCCGCTCGAGGCCGTCGAGCGCCTCACCGCGCTGCCCAACGACAAGCTGGGACCCCTCTCGCCCGAGGTGGAGGCGAACCTGCGCGACGAGGTGCGCTCGGAGGCGCGCGCCGCGATGGAGGACCTCAAGGGCCGCATCGCCCAGCGCGACGCCCTGCGCAAGCAGTTCCCCATGCCGCCGGCGCCCCACAAGTACGTCATCGTGGCCACCGGCAACATCTACGACGACGTGGACCAGGCGCGCGCCGCGGCGCAGGCCGGCGCGGACGTGATCGCCGTCATCCGCTCCACCGCGCAGAGCCTCCTGGACTACGTGCCCCACGGCGCCACCACCGAGGGATACGGCGGCACCTACGCCACCCAGGAGAACTTCCGCATCATGCGCGAGGCCCTGGACGAGGAGAGCCGCAAGCTGGGCCGCTACATCCAGCTGACCAACTACTCCTCGGGCCTGTGCATGGCGGAGATCGCCTTCGCCGCGGCCTACGAGCGGCTGGACATGCTGCTCAACGACGCGATGTACGGAATCCTGTTCCGCGACATCAACATGCGCCGCACCTTCATCGACCAGTACTTCAGCCGCCGCATCTGCGCGCTCGCCGGCATCATCATCAACACCGGCGAGGACAACTACATCACCACCGCGGACGCCTACGACGCGGCCCACACCGTCATCGCGAGCCAGTTCATCAACGAGACCTTCGCCAAGCGCGCGGGGCTCAAGGACTGGCAGCTGGGCATCGGGCACTCCTACGAGATCGACCCGTACCGCGAGGAGACGCTGCTGCTCGAGCTCTCGCAGGCCATGCTCGTGCGCCGCTGCTTCCCGGACGCGCCGCTCAAGTACATGCCGCCCACCAAGCACAAGGAGACGGACATCTTCTTCAGCCACGCGTACGACGTGATGGCGGACCTGGTGGCCATCTGGACGCGGCAGGGCATCCAGCTGCTGGGGATGATGACCGAGGCCATGCACACCCCGCTGCTCGCGGACCGCTACGTGGCGCTCAAGGCGGCCAAGTACATCCACACCGCGGCGCGCGGCATCGACGAGGAGTTCACGGTGCGCGAGGACGGCAAGATCGCCAACCGCGCGCGCTTCGTCTTCGGCGAGGCGATGAAGCTGCTCGAGGAGTGCCGCAACGAGGGCATGGTGGCCGCCATCGGCAAGGGCCGCTTCGGCGACGTGAAGCGCGAGGAGACCGGCGGCAAGGGCCTCGAGGGCGTCGTGGAGAAGGCGCCGGACTACTTCAACCCCTTCCTCGACCTCCTCGAGTCCTAG
- a CDS encoding OAM dimerization domain-containing protein yields the protein MAKATKQIIRPYGDRRDDGVVQLSFTLPVPLSEKAKEAAAVFTRKMGFTDVKVAAAESAADSYTFFIVYARSGVSLDYAEIDVPEVVQKKMSYDDLNKFIHDKVGRRIVVFGACTGTDTHTVGIDAILNMKGYAGDYGLERYPGFEAFNLGSQVPNEVLIQKAMARNADAILVSQVVTQRDVHKDNSRQFIEAAKAAGIHGKTILLLGGPRVDHKLALELGFDAGFGPGTKPSDVANYVTHAVLKKMGKESADAHYQGEPS from the coding sequence ATGGCCAAAGCGACCAAGCAGATCATCCGCCCCTACGGCGACCGCCGCGACGACGGCGTGGTGCAGCTCTCCTTCACGCTGCCCGTGCCCCTCTCCGAGAAGGCGAAGGAGGCCGCCGCCGTCTTCACCCGCAAGATGGGCTTCACGGACGTGAAGGTGGCGGCCGCCGAGAGCGCCGCCGACAGCTACACCTTCTTCATCGTCTACGCCCGCTCCGGCGTCTCGCTCGACTACGCCGAGATCGACGTGCCGGAGGTGGTGCAGAAGAAGATGAGCTACGACGACCTGAACAAGTTCATCCACGACAAGGTCGGCCGTCGCATCGTCGTATTCGGCGCCTGCACGGGCACGGACACCCACACCGTGGGCATCGACGCCATCCTCAACATGAAGGGCTACGCGGGCGACTACGGCCTCGAGCGCTACCCGGGCTTCGAGGCGTTCAACCTCGGCAGCCAGGTGCCCAACGAGGTGCTCATCCAGAAGGCGATGGCTCGCAACGCGGACGCCATCCTCGTGAGCCAGGTCGTCACCCAGCGCGACGTGCACAAGGACAACAGCCGCCAGTTCATCGAGGCTGCGAAGGCGGCGGGCATCCACGGCAAGACCATCCTGCTGCTGGGCGGCCCGCGCGTGGACCACAAGCTCGCGCTGGAGCTGGGCTTCGACGCGGGCTTCGGCCCCGGCACCAAGCCCAGCGACGTGGCCAACTACGTCACGCACGCCGTGCTCAAGAAGATGGGCAAGGAGAGCGCGGACGCGCACTACCAGGGGGAGCCCTCATGA
- a CDS encoding 3-keto-5-aminohexanoate cleavage protein: MSKPMVITAALVGAETTREQTPYLPITAEEIGIEAAKCREAGAAMVHIHVRTADGKPSQDAELFRAAIREIRKRSDILVQTSTGGAVGMSVDERCGPLTLTGSDRPDMATLSTGTVNFGEDVFWNPRPLVRDIATRIRKLGLKPEIECFDAGMIDEARYLAKEGYVELPAHFDFVLGVPGALAARPEALDFMIASIPEGCSWTVAGVGRFQLPMAELGAEKGGHVRVGLEDNIYLSKGVLAKGSYELVAEAAKRGQAKGRTLATPQQARELLRLG; encoded by the coding sequence ATGAGCAAGCCCATGGTGATCACCGCGGCCCTGGTGGGCGCGGAGACGACGCGCGAGCAGACGCCCTACCTGCCCATCACGGCGGAGGAGATCGGCATCGAGGCGGCGAAGTGCCGCGAGGCCGGCGCCGCCATGGTGCACATCCACGTGCGCACCGCGGACGGCAAGCCCAGCCAAGACGCGGAGCTGTTCCGCGCCGCCATCCGGGAGATCCGCAAGCGCTCGGACATCCTCGTGCAGACCTCCACGGGCGGCGCGGTGGGGATGAGCGTGGACGAGCGCTGCGGTCCGCTCACGCTCACCGGCAGCGACCGCCCGGACATGGCCACGCTGTCCACCGGCACCGTCAACTTCGGCGAGGACGTGTTCTGGAACCCCCGGCCGCTGGTGCGCGACATCGCCACGCGCATCCGCAAGCTGGGGCTCAAGCCGGAGATCGAGTGCTTCGACGCCGGGATGATCGACGAGGCGCGCTACCTCGCGAAGGAGGGCTACGTGGAGCTGCCGGCCCACTTCGACTTCGTGCTCGGCGTGCCAGGTGCGCTCGCGGCGCGCCCCGAGGCGCTGGACTTCATGATCGCCTCCATCCCCGAGGGCTGCAGCTGGACGGTGGCCGGCGTGGGGCGCTTCCAGCTCCCGATGGCCGAGCTGGGCGCGGAAAAGGGCGGCCACGTGCGCGTGGGGCTCGAGGACAACATCTACCTGTCCAAGGGCGTGCTCGCGAAGGGCAGCTACGAGCTCGTCGCGGAGGCCGCGAAGCGCGGCCAGGCCAAGGGCCGCACGCTCGCGACGCCGCAGCAGGCGCGCGAGCTGCTGCGCCTGGGGTAG